In a genomic window of Bordetella petrii:
- a CDS encoding Bug family tripartite tricarboxylate transporter substrate binding protein translates to MPISFSRSLARPSRRTALAALLAAAVAGIALPGARAQAADAWPDRPIKVIVPYTPGGATDTVTRIVMDKLSARLGQNIIIENKPGANSTLGSSLAAKADPDGYTFLSMLPAYVINTHLYKLSYSPSQLEPVVHMADLPLFLFVSNDLPVKTLGELVEYGRKHPDTLTYASSGTGSSAHLTGADFALQAKLKMTHVAYKGSAPILTDLLAGRVSMVFDPVLVPMQYVKQGKLKVLAFTGKKRWPNEPDVPTMEEAGFPGFVTGSWAGLLAPTGTPKPIIERMAKEISEIVHEPDVTKKFLDAGFLPTGSTPAEFAELMRNDSDRYANIIKEAHITVN, encoded by the coding sequence ATGCCCATTTCCTTTTCCCGATCCCTTGCCCGGCCGAGCCGCCGCACCGCCCTGGCCGCCCTGCTGGCAGCCGCCGTGGCCGGCATCGCCCTGCCCGGCGCGCGTGCCCAGGCCGCCGACGCCTGGCCCGACCGGCCCATCAAGGTCATCGTGCCCTACACCCCCGGCGGCGCCACCGACACCGTGACCCGCATCGTCATGGACAAGCTGTCGGCGCGGCTGGGCCAGAACATCATCATCGAAAACAAGCCCGGCGCCAACAGCACGCTGGGTTCGTCCCTCGCCGCCAAGGCCGACCCCGACGGCTACACCTTCCTGAGCATGTTGCCGGCGTACGTCATCAACACGCACCTGTACAAGCTGTCGTATTCGCCGTCACAGCTCGAACCGGTGGTGCATATGGCCGACCTGCCGCTGTTCCTGTTCGTGAGCAACGACCTGCCCGTGAAAACGCTGGGCGAGCTGGTCGAATACGGCCGCAAGCATCCCGACACGCTCACCTATGCCTCCAGCGGCACGGGCTCCAGCGCCCACCTGACCGGCGCCGACTTCGCGCTGCAAGCCAAGCTGAAAATGACGCACGTGGCCTATAAGGGCAGCGCCCCCATCCTGACCGACCTGCTGGCCGGCCGCGTGTCGATGGTGTTCGACCCGGTGCTGGTGCCCATGCAGTACGTCAAGCAAGGCAAGCTGAAGGTGCTGGCCTTCACCGGCAAGAAGCGCTGGCCCAACGAGCCCGACGTGCCCACCATGGAAGAAGCCGGCTTCCCGGGCTTCGTGACCGGCTCGTGGGCCGGGCTGCTGGCGCCCACCGGCACGCCCAAGCCCATCATCGAGCGTATGGCCAAGGAAATCAGCGAGATCGTGCACGAGCCCGACGTCACCAAGAAGTTCCTCGACGCCGGGTTCCTGCCCACCGGCAGCACGCCGGCTGAATTCGCCGAGCTGATGCGCAACGATTCCGATCGCTACGCGAACATCATCAAGGAAGCCCACATCACCGTGAATTGA
- the purE gene encoding 5-(carboxyamino)imidazole ribonucleotide mutase has product MTTTSSALAPATPVVGVIMGSSSDWDIMKHAVTMLEEFGVPHETRVISAHRMPQDMADYGATARARGLRGIIAGAGGAAHLPGMMAALTEVPVFGVPVPSRYLRGEDSLLSIVQMPKGVPVATFAIGEAGAANAALHVIATLAATDDALHRQLLAFRARQTETARNMVVPPQP; this is encoded by the coding sequence ATGACGACGACTTCCTCCGCCTTAGCGCCGGCCACTCCCGTGGTGGGCGTGATCATGGGTTCCTCCAGCGACTGGGACATCATGAAACACGCCGTGACCATGCTGGAAGAATTCGGCGTGCCGCACGAAACCCGCGTCATCTCGGCCCACCGCATGCCGCAAGACATGGCCGACTACGGCGCCACGGCGCGCGCGCGCGGCCTGCGCGGCATTATTGCCGGCGCGGGCGGCGCGGCCCACCTGCCTGGCATGATGGCCGCCCTGACCGAAGTGCCGGTGTTCGGGGTGCCCGTGCCCTCGCGCTACCTGCGCGGCGAAGACTCGCTGCTGTCCATCGTGCAGATGCCCAAGGGCGTGCCGGTGGCCACCTTCGCCATTGGCGAGGCAGGCGCGGCCAACGCGGCGCTGCACGTCATCGCCACGCTTGCCGCCACCGACGATGCCCTGCATCGCCAGTTGCTGGCGTTTCGCGCGCGCCAGACCGAAACGGCCCGCAACATGGTGGTGCCCCCGCAGCCCTGA
- a CDS encoding GFA family protein: MPQEPEFTPLAGGCQCGAIRYAITAQPMVAATCHCRDCQYASGGGPAHALVVASSALQVLQGRAHEHRYRNDSGNTIMRSFCRDCGTPLFGGPADASYAIVKAGSLDEPERFRARMALWTDSAPSWHHIDTTIPCFARNSPG, from the coding sequence ATGCCCCAAGAACCCGAGTTCACGCCACTGGCCGGCGGCTGCCAATGCGGCGCCATCCGTTATGCGATCACGGCCCAACCCATGGTGGCGGCAACCTGCCACTGCCGCGATTGCCAGTACGCAAGCGGCGGCGGGCCGGCGCATGCGCTGGTGGTGGCCTCTTCCGCGCTGCAAGTGCTGCAGGGCCGGGCGCATGAACACCGCTATCGGAACGATTCCGGAAACACCATCATGCGCAGCTTCTGCCGCGATTGCGGCACGCCACTGTTCGGAGGACCGGCAGATGCCAGCTATGCCATCGTGAAGGCCGGGTCGCTGGACGAGCCGGAGCGGTTCCGGGCCCGCATGGCGCTTTGGACAGATTCCGCGCCCTCGTGGCACCACATCGACACCACGATACCGTGCTTTGCACGCAACTCGCCGGGCTGA
- a CDS encoding LysR family transcriptional regulator — protein sequence MNTRDIEAFVAVVETGSLSAASGRLHLTQPGVSRRLRNLEDLLGVALVDRQSKPLKPSAAGLRVYELGRGVLAAVAALRQGAAPDAEPRGEFRVGVPPFLAEPALAEPLDVLRGRYPGLSVNVTAAWSPSLVPMVENGALDAAAIMMPDTETLPAHLCALPLARSAVVIVASPSLAITRDAAGVVPLEALASHPWVLNQDGCGLRTAIRKTFEAAGLPFRIAVEAYGAELQLSLAARGVGIGLVTPGALARSRHREALTILNVPAFTTGLRAELIHLPTLGPLAAPVTLLRDELIHALGGAPGRI from the coding sequence ATGAACACGCGCGACATCGAGGCCTTCGTGGCCGTGGTGGAAACCGGCAGCCTCAGCGCTGCATCGGGCCGCCTGCATTTGACGCAGCCGGGCGTGAGCCGGCGCCTGCGCAACCTGGAAGATCTGCTGGGGGTAGCGCTGGTCGATCGGCAATCCAAGCCGCTCAAGCCCAGCGCCGCCGGGCTGCGCGTCTACGAACTGGGCCGCGGGGTGCTGGCCGCGGTGGCGGCCCTGCGCCAGGGCGCGGCGCCCGACGCCGAGCCGCGCGGCGAATTCCGCGTGGGCGTGCCCCCTTTCCTGGCCGAGCCAGCGCTGGCCGAGCCGCTCGATGTACTGCGCGGGCGCTATCCCGGGTTGTCCGTGAACGTCACCGCGGCCTGGTCGCCCAGCCTGGTGCCCATGGTGGAAAACGGCGCGCTCGATGCCGCGGCCATCATGATGCCCGACACCGAAACGCTGCCTGCCCACCTGTGCGCCCTGCCGCTGGCGCGCTCGGCCGTGGTGATCGTGGCCTCGCCGTCCCTGGCGATCACGCGCGACGCCGCCGGCGTCGTGCCGCTCGAAGCCCTGGCCAGCCACCCCTGGGTACTCAACCAGGACGGCTGCGGTTTGCGCACCGCCATCCGCAAGACCTTCGAGGCCGCGGGGCTGCCGTTTCGCATTGCCGTCGAAGCCTATGGCGCCGAGCTGCAACTGTCGCTGGCCGCGCGCGGCGTGGGCATCGGCCTGGTTACGCCCGGCGCGCTGGCGCGCAGCCGCCATCGCGAAGCGTTGACCATTCTGAACGTGCCCGCTTTCACTACCGGGCTGCGCGCGGAGTTGATCCACCTGCCGACGCTGGGCCCGCTGGCCGCGCCAGTGACCCTGCTGCGCGACGAACTGATCCACGCACTGGGCGGCGCTCCAGGGCGCATATAG
- a CDS encoding 3-oxoacid CoA-transferase subunit B, whose product MNTTQTLQPLTREQLARRVARDIPDGSYVNLGIGMPVLIAAHLPAGREIVLHSENGILGMGPPPAPEAADRDLINAGKQPVTLLAGGAFFHHADSFAMMRGGHLDICVMGGMQVSAAGDLANWSLGRAGEPPAVGGAMDLAVGARRVYIMMDHNAKDGTPKIVQRCTLPLTGAGVVSRIYTDLAVIDVTPDGLVVRDMIDGLTLPMLQSRTGAPLRAA is encoded by the coding sequence ATGAACACGACGCAGACTCTCCAGCCCCTGACCCGCGAACAACTGGCGCGGCGCGTGGCGCGCGACATTCCCGACGGCAGCTACGTGAACCTGGGCATCGGCATGCCGGTGCTGATCGCGGCCCACTTGCCGGCCGGCCGCGAGATCGTACTGCACAGCGAGAACGGCATTCTGGGCATGGGGCCGCCGCCGGCGCCCGAGGCCGCCGACCGCGACCTGATCAACGCCGGCAAGCAACCCGTCACGCTGCTGGCGGGCGGCGCATTTTTTCACCACGCCGATTCGTTCGCCATGATGCGCGGCGGTCATCTCGACATCTGCGTCATGGGCGGCATGCAGGTATCGGCGGCCGGCGACCTGGCCAACTGGTCGCTGGGCCGCGCCGGCGAGCCGCCCGCGGTGGGCGGCGCCATGGATCTGGCGGTGGGCGCGCGGCGCGTCTACATCATGATGGATCACAACGCCAAGGACGGCACGCCGAAAATCGTGCAGCGCTGCACCCTGCCCCTGACCGGCGCCGGCGTGGTCAGCCGCATCTACACCGACCTGGCCGTCATCGACGTCACGCCCGACGGGCTGGTGGTTCGCGATATGATCGACGGCCTCACTTTGCCAATGCTGCAGTCGCGCACCGGAGCGCCGCTGCGCGCCGCCTGA
- a CDS encoding 3-oxoacid CoA-transferase subunit A, whose protein sequence is MIDKFVASTAEAVAGIHDGATLLVGGFGGAGMPTDLIDALIEQGARELTVVNNNAGNHETGLAALIKAGRVRKMICSFPKASHSWVFDDLYRRGRIELECVPQGTIAERLRAAGAGLGGFYTPTAYGTELAAGKETREIDGRHYVFEKPLHGDFALVQADRADRWGNLTYRMSARNFGPVMCMAAATTIVQVRQRVELGELSPEAIVTPGIFVHRVAVVAEPAFSS, encoded by the coding sequence ATGATCGATAAATTCGTGGCCTCGACCGCCGAGGCCGTGGCGGGCATTCATGACGGCGCCACGTTGCTGGTCGGCGGGTTCGGCGGGGCTGGCATGCCCACCGACCTGATCGACGCGCTCATCGAGCAGGGCGCGCGCGAGCTCACGGTCGTCAACAACAATGCCGGCAACCACGAGACCGGCCTGGCGGCCCTGATCAAAGCCGGGCGCGTGCGCAAGATGATCTGTTCGTTTCCCAAGGCTTCGCATTCGTGGGTGTTCGACGACCTGTACCGGCGCGGCCGCATCGAACTCGAATGCGTGCCGCAGGGCACGATCGCCGAGCGGCTGCGCGCCGCCGGCGCCGGCCTGGGCGGCTTCTACACGCCCACGGCCTACGGCACGGAACTGGCCGCCGGCAAGGAAACCCGCGAGATCGACGGACGCCACTATGTGTTCGAAAAGCCCCTGCACGGCGACTTCGCACTGGTGCAGGCCGACCGCGCCGACCGCTGGGGCAACCTGACCTACCGCATGAGCGCGCGCAATTTCGGTCCGGTGATGTGCATGGCCGCGGCCACCACCATCGTGCAGGTGCGCCAGCGCGTCGAGCTCGGCGAACTGTCGCCCGAAGCCATCGTGACGCCGGGCATCTTCGTGCACCGGGTGGCGGTCGTGGCCGAACCCGCCTTTTCGAGCTGA
- a CDS encoding phosphoribosylaminoimidazolesuccinocarboxamide synthase has protein sequence MTSALHQSSIKSLPLLGRGKVRDMYAVGDDKLLIVASDRISAFDVILDDPIPGKGQVLTELTEFWLNKLAHILPNHSTGVRPEDVVAPDELDQVRGRAVVVKRLKPILVEAVARGYLIGSGWKDYQATGAVCGIALPAGLQQASKLPQPIFTPAAKAEFGMHDENVDFAHVVREVGQEMAERIRDVTLRLYTEAAQFAATKGIIIADTKFEFGLDDDGTLYLMDEVLTPDSSRFWPADGYRVGISPPSFDKQFVRDWLETQDWDKTPPAPRLPQEVLQKTAAKYREALDRLVA, from the coding sequence GTGACTTCCGCCCTGCACCAATCCAGCATCAAGTCCCTGCCGCTACTGGGTCGCGGCAAAGTGCGCGACATGTACGCGGTGGGCGACGACAAGCTCTTGATCGTCGCTTCCGACCGCATTTCCGCGTTCGACGTGATTCTTGACGACCCGATCCCCGGCAAGGGCCAGGTGCTGACCGAGCTGACCGAGTTCTGGCTGAACAAGCTGGCGCATATTTTGCCCAACCATTCCACCGGCGTGCGGCCCGAAGACGTGGTGGCGCCCGACGAGCTCGACCAGGTGCGCGGCCGCGCCGTGGTGGTCAAGCGCCTGAAGCCGATCCTGGTCGAGGCCGTGGCGCGCGGCTACCTGATCGGCTCAGGCTGGAAAGACTACCAGGCCACTGGCGCCGTTTGCGGCATTGCGCTGCCGGCCGGCCTGCAGCAGGCCAGCAAGCTGCCCCAGCCGATTTTCACGCCGGCGGCCAAGGCCGAATTCGGCATGCACGACGAAAATGTCGACTTCGCCCATGTGGTCAGGGAAGTCGGCCAGGAGATGGCCGAGCGCATCCGCGACGTGACCCTGCGCCTGTACACCGAGGCGGCTCAGTTCGCCGCCACCAAGGGCATCATCATTGCCGACACCAAGTTCGAGTTCGGCCTGGATGACGACGGCACCCTGTACCTGATGGACGAAGTGCTTACCCCCGACTCGTCGCGTTTCTGGCCGGCCGACGGCTATCGCGTGGGCATCAGCCCCCCGTCGTTCGACAAGCAGTTCGTGCGCGACTGGCTGGAAACCCAAGACTGGGACAAGACCCCGCCGGCTCCCCGCCTGCCGCAGGAAGTCCTGCAAAAGACCGCCGCGAAGTACCGCGAGGCGCTCGACCGCCTGGTGGCCTGA
- a CDS encoding DUF5993 family protein, which produces MIMMMPFLTSALAVWFGMLGKRRPCFTLWLATLLIFVAGARVHLAEPLLLAL; this is translated from the coding sequence ATGATCATGATGATGCCCTTTCTGACCAGCGCCCTGGCGGTGTGGTTCGGCATGCTCGGCAAGCGCCGCCCCTGCTTCACCCTGTGGCTGGCCACGCTGCTGATCTTTGTGGCCGGCGCCCGCGTGCACCTGGCCGAGCCGCTCTTGCTGGCCCTGTAG
- a CDS encoding MFS transporter produces the protein MPVVESRLPSHAAPRAAPAGLGAGRTLLFATSVAVMVMNLFAVQTVAPVIAASLGLGLDSVGVLAMLPQLGYALGLVLLVPLADRLENRRLIGATLAVCALCMLAAAFAPGGAVFMAAVFAGGASTCAIQMLVPMAAFMAAPERRGATVGNVMSGLMVGVLLSRPLSNLVVDAWGWRALYLVFAGGMAATGVALLCLLPQRRPHDGPAYPALIASLAALLRHEPVLRWRAATAALGMAAYSLFWTAISLRLAQAPFHLGARAVAALALCGAVGVVTAPLAGRAGDRGHTRRASIAAQAVVVVSWLLAGWAGGAWPGTGAVLPVGAALAALTMAAILLDAGVTGDQTLGRRAVNLVRPEARGRMNGLFVGVFFVGSAAGSSLAGFAWSHGGWALVSAAGVVVGMAMLAVYLAAPRSAADR, from the coding sequence ATGCCCGTCGTCGAATCCCGTTTGCCCAGCCATGCCGCGCCTCGTGCCGCGCCCGCCGGGTTGGGCGCGGGCCGCACCCTGCTGTTCGCCACCTCGGTGGCGGTGATGGTGATGAACCTGTTTGCCGTACAGACCGTGGCGCCCGTTATCGCGGCGTCGCTCGGCCTGGGGCTGGACAGCGTGGGCGTGCTGGCCATGCTGCCGCAGCTGGGCTACGCGCTGGGCCTGGTGCTGCTCGTGCCGCTGGCTGACCGCCTGGAGAACCGCCGGCTGATCGGCGCCACGCTGGCAGTGTGCGCGCTATGCATGCTGGCGGCCGCTTTCGCGCCGGGCGGCGCCGTATTCATGGCCGCGGTGTTTGCCGGCGGGGCGTCTACCTGCGCGATCCAGATGCTGGTGCCCATGGCTGCGTTTATGGCGGCGCCCGAGCGGCGCGGCGCCACGGTGGGCAACGTGATGAGTGGCCTGATGGTGGGCGTGCTGTTGTCGCGCCCGTTGTCGAACCTGGTGGTCGATGCCTGGGGCTGGCGTGCGCTGTATCTGGTGTTCGCGGGCGGCATGGCGGCCACTGGTGTGGCGCTGCTGTGCCTGCTGCCGCAACGCCGTCCCCATGACGGGCCCGCCTATCCGGCGCTGATCGCGTCGCTGGCCGCGTTGCTGCGCCACGAGCCGGTGCTGCGCTGGCGCGCGGCCACCGCGGCATTGGGCATGGCGGCCTACAGCCTGTTCTGGACCGCGATTTCGCTGCGGCTGGCGCAGGCGCCATTTCACCTGGGAGCGCGGGCCGTGGCGGCGTTGGCCCTGTGCGGGGCGGTGGGTGTCGTGACCGCGCCGCTGGCCGGGCGCGCGGGCGACCGCGGGCATACCCGCCGCGCCAGCATCGCGGCGCAGGCCGTGGTGGTGGTGTCGTGGCTGCTGGCTGGCTGGGCCGGCGGCGCGTGGCCGGGCACCGGCGCGGTGTTGCCGGTTGGCGCGGCGCTGGCGGCGCTGACAATGGCCGCGATTCTGCTCGACGCGGGCGTCACCGGCGACCAGACCCTGGGCCGGCGCGCCGTGAACCTGGTGCGGCCCGAGGCGCGCGGCCGCATGAACGGGCTGTTCGTGGGCGTGTTCTTCGTGGGCAGCGCGGCCGGATCGTCGCTGGCGGGGTTTGCGTGGTCGCACGGCGGCTGGGCGCTGGTGAGCGCCGCGGGCGTGGTGGTGGGGATGGCGATGTTGGCGGTGTACCTGGCCGCGCCGCGGTCTGCCGCCGATCGGTGA
- a CDS encoding IclR family transcriptional regulator domain-containing protein, which translates to MRNPPPPPDYAAPLPADEHPDRFRGDPDFMLTLSRGLRVIRAFGERRYPQTAADLSRRAGLPRAVTQRCLHTLIRLGFAEQQGRHYVLTPLILSLGHAYFSSTPFVSLAQPVLEELSATVNETCALAIMEGNEVLYLARSEVHRILATTLGLGSRLPAYCTTIGRVMLAQLSPAALDRYFDTVELAPYTEFTETSPARLREIIAKVREQGYAVVDQELDLNVRAIGVPVRAASGRACGGLNVSVKSPRIPLARFTSEFLAPMQAAADKLGQFLVL; encoded by the coding sequence ATGCGCAACCCGCCTCCTCCGCCCGATTACGCCGCACCGCTGCCCGCCGACGAACATCCCGACCGGTTCCGCGGCGACCCCGACTTCATGCTGACGCTGTCGCGCGGGCTGCGCGTGATCCGCGCCTTCGGCGAGCGCCGCTACCCGCAGACCGCCGCCGATCTCAGCCGGCGCGCCGGCCTGCCGCGCGCCGTCACGCAGCGCTGCCTGCATACGCTGATCCGGCTGGGTTTCGCCGAGCAGCAGGGCCGGCATTATGTGCTGACGCCGCTGATACTCAGCCTGGGCCATGCGTATTTTTCGTCCACGCCGTTCGTGTCGCTGGCCCAGCCGGTGCTGGAAGAGCTGAGCGCGACGGTAAACGAGACCTGCGCGCTGGCCATCATGGAAGGCAACGAGGTGCTGTACCTGGCGCGTTCGGAAGTGCACCGCATCCTGGCCACCACGCTGGGCCTCGGTAGCCGCCTACCGGCCTACTGCACCACCATCGGACGCGTAATGCTGGCGCAACTGTCGCCGGCCGCGCTCGACCGTTATTTCGACACCGTAGAACTCGCGCCGTACACCGAATTCACCGAAACCTCGCCCGCGCGCCTGCGCGAAATCATCGCCAAAGTGCGCGAGCAGGGTTACGCGGTGGTAGACCAGGAACTGGACCTGAACGTGCGCGCCATCGGCGTGCCGGTGCGCGCGGCCAGCGGGCGGGCCTGCGGCGGCCTGAACGTCAGCGTCAAGTCGCCGCGCATACCGCTGGCGCGGTTTACCAGTGAATTCCTGGCGCCCATGCAGGCGGCCGCCGACAAGCTGGGGCAGTTTCTGGTGCTGTAG
- a CDS encoding disulfide bond formation protein B — MIFSLNPARGSRIINTVALLGISILLYVAFAWQLLFDAAPCPLCLLQRAAFVMAGVGLLLNIRLGPSPLHYAMVIAASLGGLVAAGNQLLAQASAGEPPSGPPLFGLSIHSWAFLAFCALLAFCVLMLAADRKWGDNALKKPVALPALIVMGLFLLAILVNVAATSLECGLGECEGALLAPAAAPAGSGS; from the coding sequence GTGATCTTTTCGCTGAACCCCGCGCGCGGTTCGCGCATTATCAATACCGTGGCGTTGCTGGGCATCAGCATTCTGCTGTATGTGGCATTCGCCTGGCAGTTGCTGTTCGACGCCGCTCCTTGCCCGCTGTGCCTGCTGCAGCGCGCGGCCTTCGTCATGGCCGGGGTGGGGCTGCTGTTGAATATTCGCCTGGGCCCTTCGCCATTGCACTATGCGATGGTGATCGCCGCCTCGCTGGGCGGCCTGGTGGCGGCCGGCAACCAATTGCTGGCACAGGCAAGCGCGGGCGAGCCGCCCAGCGGGCCGCCGCTGTTCGGCCTGTCCATCCATTCCTGGGCTTTCCTGGCCTTTTGCGCGCTGCTGGCGTTTTGCGTGCTGATGCTCGCGGCCGATCGCAAATGGGGCGACAACGCCCTGAAGAAACCCGTCGCGCTGCCCGCCCTGATCGTCATGGGGCTGTTCCTGCTGGCCATCCTGGTCAACGTCGCCGCTACCTCGCTGGAATGCGGGCTGGGCGAGTGCGAGGGCGCCTTGCTGGCGCCCGCCGCGGCGCCGGCCGGCAGCGGTTCTTAG
- a CDS encoding 5-(carboxyamino)imidazole ribonucleotide synthase — protein sequence MTSSTDSFTIAPGGWLGLLGGGQLGRMFCHAAQSLGYRVAVLDPAADGPAAMVADRHIQAAYDDADGLAQLAQLCRAVTTEFENVPADSLRTLAAQCRVSPAADAVAIVQDRIAEKTFIAAQGIPVAPHAAIRTTQDLQAAPDALFPGILKVARLGYDGKGQARVGTRAEALAAFDGFGGVPCVLEALMPLDYEISVVLARGFDGADVVFPVARNLHRDGILAVSTVAAGDGDAAHARRQAQATEAARAIASGLGYHGVLCVEFFVLTDGSLVVNEIAPRPHNSGHYTIDACVTSQFEQQARAMAGLPLGSTALLAPAVMLNILGDVWFEPGATAAREPDWAAALAVPSAKLHLYGKHEPRRGRKMGHVTVVGDTLQQARADAARVAAALGMAAPE from the coding sequence ATGACTTCATCCACTGATTCTTTCACGATCGCGCCCGGCGGCTGGCTGGGCTTGCTGGGCGGCGGCCAACTGGGCCGCATGTTTTGCCACGCCGCGCAAAGCCTGGGCTATCGGGTCGCCGTGCTCGACCCCGCCGCCGACGGCCCGGCCGCCATGGTGGCCGACCGCCACATCCAGGCCGCCTACGATGACGCGGACGGCCTGGCCCAGCTGGCGCAGCTTTGCCGCGCCGTGACCACCGAATTCGAAAACGTGCCGGCCGACAGCCTGCGAACCCTTGCGGCGCAGTGCCGGGTCAGCCCGGCGGCCGACGCGGTGGCCATCGTGCAAGACCGCATTGCCGAAAAAACCTTCATCGCCGCGCAGGGCATTCCAGTGGCGCCGCATGCCGCCATTCGCACGACGCAAGACCTGCAGGCCGCGCCCGACGCGCTGTTTCCCGGCATCCTGAAAGTGGCCCGGCTGGGTTACGACGGCAAGGGCCAGGCGCGCGTGGGCACGCGCGCCGAAGCGCTGGCCGCCTTCGACGGTTTCGGCGGCGTGCCGTGCGTGCTTGAAGCCCTGATGCCGCTCGACTACGAAATCTCGGTCGTGCTGGCGCGCGGCTTCGACGGCGCCGACGTGGTGTTCCCGGTGGCGCGCAACCTGCACCGGGACGGCATTCTCGCGGTGTCCACGGTGGCGGCCGGCGATGGCGACGCCGCCCATGCGCGGCGGCAGGCGCAGGCCACCGAGGCGGCGCGCGCCATCGCAAGCGGCCTGGGCTATCACGGCGTGCTGTGCGTGGAGTTCTTCGTGCTGACCGACGGCAGCCTGGTGGTCAACGAGATCGCCCCCCGGCCGCATAACAGCGGCCACTACACCATCGACGCCTGTGTCACCAGCCAGTTCGAGCAACAGGCGCGCGCGATGGCCGGCCTGCCGCTGGGCAGCACGGCGCTGCTGGCGCCGGCCGTGATGCTGAACATTCTGGGCGACGTCTGGTTCGAACCGGGCGCCACGGCGGCGCGCGAGCCCGACTGGGCGGCCGCGCTGGCCGTGCCTTCGGCCAAGCTGCATCTGTACGGCAAGCACGAGCCGCGGCGCGGCCGCAAGATGGGCCACGTCACCGTGGTGGGCGACACGCTGCAACAGGCCCGCGCCGACGCCGCGCGCGTCGCGGCGGCGCTGGGCATGGCCGCGCCCGAGTAA
- a CDS encoding L-threonylcarbamoyladenylate synthase, whose product MSQPDHALPDAAAIARAAERLLAGELVAFPTETVYGLGADAQNPEAVARIYAAKGRPSNHPVIVHVAPGADLGYWVRNISPAARQLIDAFWPGPLTLILPRAPHAGAAVSGGQDSIGLRCPSHPVAQALLRAFAAGKPGGHGGVAAPSANKFGHVSPTRAEHVRGEFPQEVAQGMPVLDGGPAQVGIESTIVDLSRLEQGVGPVLLRPGHVTPAQIEAVLDMPVAMPDAAAPRASGTLKAHYAPHTPLELMTTQHLMDAARGRGLPAGRVAIVAFGAAPAELDARVAWRQVPDDAGRYAQALYTMLRDLDGGGYARILVQAPPADDAWRAVNDRIGRAAAAFTLDTSGLPGT is encoded by the coding sequence ATGTCCCAGCCTGATCACGCCTTGCCCGACGCGGCGGCCATCGCCCGCGCAGCCGAGCGCCTGCTGGCCGGCGAGCTGGTCGCGTTTCCCACCGAAACCGTATACGGCCTGGGGGCCGACGCGCAGAACCCCGAAGCGGTGGCGCGCATCTATGCCGCCAAGGGCCGGCCGTCGAACCACCCGGTGATCGTGCACGTGGCGCCGGGCGCCGACCTGGGTTACTGGGTCCGCAACATTTCTCCCGCGGCCCGCCAACTGATCGACGCCTTCTGGCCCGGCCCGCTGACGCTCATTTTGCCGCGCGCGCCGCATGCCGGCGCGGCGGTCAGCGGCGGGCAAGACAGCATCGGCTTGCGCTGCCCTTCGCACCCCGTGGCGCAGGCGCTGCTGCGCGCCTTCGCGGCAGGCAAGCCGGGCGGCCATGGCGGCGTGGCCGCGCCGTCGGCCAACAAGTTCGGGCATGTATCGCCCACCCGGGCCGAGCACGTGCGCGGCGAGTTTCCGCAAGAGGTGGCGCAGGGCATGCCCGTGCTGGATGGCGGGCCGGCGCAGGTGGGCATCGAGTCCACCATCGTCGACCTGTCGCGGCTCGAACAGGGCGTGGGGCCGGTGCTGCTGCGCCCCGGCCACGTCACGCCCGCGCAGATCGAGGCCGTGCTGGACATGCCGGTGGCCATGCCAGATGCCGCCGCGCCGCGCGCCTCGGGCACCCTGAAGGCGCATTACGCGCCGCACACGCCGCTGGAATTGATGACGACGCAACACCTGATGGACGCGGCGCGCGGGCGGGGCCTGCCCGCCGGGCGCGTGGCCATCGTGGCGTTCGGCGCGGCGCCCGCGGAGCTGGACGCGCGCGTGGCCTGGCGCCAGGTGCCCGACGACGCCGGCCGCTATGCCCAGGCGCTGTACACCATGCTGCGCGATCTCGACGGCGGCGGCTATGCGCGCATTCTGGTGCAGGCGCCGCCGGCCGACGATGCCTGGCGGGCGGTGAACGACCGCATCGGGCGCGCCGCCGCGGCCTTTACCCTGGACACCAGCGGCCTGCCGGGCACCTGA